One Pecten maximus chromosome 16, xPecMax1.1, whole genome shotgun sequence DNA window includes the following coding sequences:
- the LOC117345180 gene encoding transmembrane protein 144-like has protein sequence MYSNTTTLPFNESTLSPATDDVIAPCWGYISAAAAVVILGNVVVPIKRFETGDGLYFQLMFSHGALLIGVIVQLFRSEATFYPIVMLGGVVWITANLFMVPIVKAVGMAQGMCVWGICNMLSGWATGRFGLFGIQKEVPDSILLNYGGVIFCITSAVIFSFLKPDIRKAKKADQTTSPTVCAGQYNTFSPINNSTSAMSPSEECLLLPATAKRTEEVTIFVDKLPPIKKKIIGIAMSVVSGVLYGQTYTPSIYVQQAYKHSSQFGMDYAFATMCGLFVGNTFYFSMYCLVMRNIPRVYPRASFPGLVTGLLWGTASSLWFLVNDTLSESVSFPIMTTVPIVINASVGVVFFREIKGRRNLCLLLLGIAVTTAGAVMCALSKHPV, from the exons ATGTATTCGAACACGACGACACTTCCCTTCAACGAATCGACACTGAGCCCCGCGACGGATGACGTCATAGCACCTTGCTGGGGATACATCTCCGCCGCTGCAGCCGTCGTAATTTTGGGGAATGTGGTGGTGCCAATCAAACGGTTCGAGACGGGAGATG GTTTATATTTCCAACTCATGTTTTCTCATGGAGCTCTCCTAATCGGCGTCATCGTCCAGCTATTCCGAAGCGAGGCTACTTTTTACCCGATCGTGATGCTAGGTGGCGTTGTATGGATCACAG CCAATCTGTTCATGGTGCCGATCGTGAAGGCGGTGGGTATGGCTCAAGGCATGTGTGTGTGGGGGATCTGTAACATGTTGAGTGGCTGGGCTACAGGCAG GTTCGGTTTGTTTGGTATACAGAAGGAAGTGCCCGATTCTATACTTCTCAACTATGGAGGCGTTATCTTCTGTATTACCAG TGCTGTGATATTTTCGTTCTTAAAACCTGATATACGCAAAGCAAAAAAGGCTGATCAGACAACCTCCCCAACTGTGTGCGCTGGACAATACAATACGTTTAGT CCCATTAACAACTCAACGTCTGCGATGTCTCCGTCAGAGGAGTGCTTGTTATTACCCGCTACTGCCAAACGCACAGAGGAAGTGACGATATTTGTTGACAAATTGCCTCCCATTAAGAAGAAAATAAT AGGAATCGCCATGTCTGTGGTATCGGGAGTGTTGTATGGCCAGACGTATACACCATCTATTTACGTCCAGCAGGCATATAAACATTCCAGTCAGTTTG GAATGGACTACGCTTTTGCCACAATGTGTGGCCTATTCGTcggaaatacattttatttctcCATGTACTGCCTTGTGATGAGGAATATCCCTCGAGTCTACCCCCGAGCTAGCTTCCCTGGACTTGTGACCGGACTACTGTGGGGAACAGCAAGCTCTCTATGGTTTCTCGTCAATGACACGCTATCGGAATCTGTCTCCTTTCCAATAATGACGACTGTGCCAATCGTCATTAACGCCTCAGTTGGTGTGGTCTTCTTCCGGGAAATCAAG GGCCGAAGGAATCTGTGTTTACTATTACTGGGGATAGCTGTGACAACAGCCGGGGCTGTAATGTGTGCTTTGTCCAAACATCCAGTTTGA